The genomic DNA tatatatatacatatatatgccTGTCGTCAATTCTATTAGTCAACGATATATTCCCAGCAGAATATTCTGTATTTACTGTACTTTATTACATATATTCCTAATTGATTCATTCCTTGTATAGCTAATAGGTAGTTAGGGTTTCTCTTGTATATATACTTGTATCATATTATGTGTATTTCATCAAAGCATTCAACCCTtttcatggtatcagagcattgcTCTGAACCCTAACTATCTCCCTACTTTCTTGTGAGGCTACGGTCTCACCCGTTTTTTCAGTCCCCAATTTTTTCTATTACCGTCCCTACGTATGCACAATGGGCGACAAAGGGGATAACACAAACAAACCTGCACCTGTTGTTCTTCATCCAGTTTACACCGTGAACAATATTCAACATAAAGTCCGTGTGTTGGATGGCACCAAGGTTACTTGCTCATCATGGGTAAAGTTATTTCACTTGAATGCTCGTGGCTACAAGGTTCTCGACCATATCGATGGAACCAAGCCACCGGCAAAAGAAGATCCAAACTACGAGTCATGGGCGGAGATAGATGCAATCGTGTTACAGTGGATCTACGGATCCTTGTCGGATGAGATCCTTGTTCGAATTATTGAGCCCGAATCCACGGCGCTGGAAGCCTGGACTCGactcaaaaaaaaattttgaacaaCAAAGGATCCCGTGTTGCGGCTTTGGAACATACCTTCACAAACCTCACTCTAAAATATATGCCTTCTCTCCAAGTGGATTGCCAGAAGCTAAAGGAAATTGCTGGGCAATTGTCTGATGTTGAAAGCCCGGTAAGCGAAAATCGTTTGGTCATTCAGCTTGTTCGCGGACTCCCTCTGGAGTATGACACTGTAGCCGCTCAACTCAATCAGTCACTCCCATCTTGGGAGGTAGTTGTTTACCTGCTAGATCTAGAAGAACGTCGTTAGTTGGCTCGAGAAACTCCACCAATTGTCGCTGCAGCCATTGAACCACCCCTACCCGCTCCTGCCAATGACTAGCAACCTCAACATCGTGATACCGGGCCACGTGGGGCATCCAAGTTTTCAAGCCAGAACCGCCGTAACAATGGGTTGGGGCCCAACCGCAACAACACTCAGCAACAATCTCAGGCCCACGGTACACCAAACCCAAACCGCAATGGACCCTGGAACAATTCTCAGCAGTATGGGCCTGCTCCCTCTCATAACTTTGGACCTGCACCCTGGTGTGCTAACATTTATGGGTCGCCTACAGGCTAGGCTCCTCCACCATGTCCATACCCAACCCAACCGGGTTGGGCCACACCTTGGCAACAGGGCCCATGGCAGCCGAATAGCAGATCCTACAACATTGGTGAAGCATTTCAGGCTCTTGCTGTGGACTCGGAGGACCCGAAATGGCACATGGATACCGGGGCGTCCAATCACCTAAGTGCAGACCCAGGTATATGCTCTAACTCACCTACTGTTAATTCCATTAAATCTATACTTGTCGGCAATCGTCACAAAATGCCAATCCTTGGATTGGGAAACATCAATTTTCCTTATTCCCAACATAACCTTCGCCTTAATAATGTCCTGTACGCTCCTAAATTTATCAAAAACCTTATCTCGGTTAAACAATTTACACGTGATAATCTTGTTTCTGTGGAATTTAACCCTTTTGGATTTTTTGTGAAGGACTTCAAGACTGGGAGGATATTGACCCGTCACAACAGTGATGACAGTCACCTCTACCCTGTCACCTTTCATGCTCATGTTCCCGCTCCATCCGTTTTTGCTACCACCGCTGCCGACTCATGGCATGATCGACTAGGCCACCCGGGAGTTTCAATTGTTGATTTTCTTGCTTCAAATAAATTTATTGCATGTAATAAAACTAGTCGTACGTTTTGCAATTCTTGTCAATTAGCGAAACATAAACGATTGCCTTTTATTTTATCTAATTCCACTACTATTTTACCCTTTGATATTGTGCACTGTGATTTGTGGACGTCGCCAATTGTGTCAAATATCAGTTATAAATACACATGATCTTAATTGATGACTATACGAATTATACTTGGCTCTTCCCTCTCAGATATAAATTCGAAACCGTGACCAAGTTTATAAAATTCTACGCTTACGTCAAAACACAATTCCATTTGCCCATCAAATCCTTCCAATGTGACAATGGTGGTGAATTCGACAATCATCACTTTAAGAATTTCGCCTCTACCAACGGTATTCAATTTTGTTTCTCCTGCCCACATACTTCACAACAAAACGGTAAATCCGAGCGTATGATACGCCACTTAAATGAAATCATGCTATCCATACTTACTCATGCATCCGTACCGCCCACCTATTGGGTCGAAGCCGCCCACACGGTTGTATACCTCCATAATATCCTTCCATCAAAAATTCTGAACCATCACACTCCTACCGCTGCCTTGTATCTATGACACCCAACGTACGATCACTTACGGGTTTTCGGGTGTGCGTGCTTCCCAAACCATTCTTATACTCGCCTACATAAACATGCTCATCGCTCCTCCTTGTGCGTCTTCCTTGGATATCCCGCAGATTATCACGGATATCGATGTTTAAATATTCAAACCGGGAAAATGTTTTTCTTGCGCCATGTCACTTTTGATAAGGCAACCTTCCCCTTCTCTCAATCACAAACCATACGTGATATTCTCCCCTTGAACAAGACCTGTCCACTACTATCTTCACTCATCCTAATACATTTCATGGTCCTGCCCATCCTCAGCCTTATCCACATCCTTTTGTCCCCATCGTGCCCACTAACCTACCTACTTTCCCCACCTCATCTCCTACATCACCTTCCCATGCACATCCACCTCATACGTCACGCACCCAGCCCGATTAGAACCCGCCCTCTGCTCAACCGAACTTCGACACACAATCGACTCCTCCACCACCCATACATAATTCGTCCGCTCCCTTATCGCCTCCCTTGCCACCTCCGCCACTATAACCACCGACCCATCACATGACCACCTGCCTAAAAGCCGGGATCACCAAGCCAAAACACCCCATCAATCTCCACACCTCCACCTCACCTACAATTTCTAATATCGCTAAATCACACCTCACCGCTCTAACCGATCCACATTGGCAAGAGGCTATGAATGATGAATATAGAGCCTTAATGGAAAATAACACGTGGGAGTTAGTTCCACGACCGCATAATGCACATATCATCCGTTGCATGTGGCTTTATCGCCACAAATTTCATGCAAATGGAACTTTACAAAGGTACAAAGCCCGCCTTGTcgttaatggtaaatctcaacaGGTTGGCGTGGATTGTTTCGATACCTTTAATCTGGTAGTTAAACCCACTACCATTCGGACTGTACTTAGCATTACCCTTTCACGTGCTTGGCCAATTCACCAACTCGATGTCAAAAATGCATTTCTACACGGTGACTTGAATGAAACGGTTTACATGTTTCAACCACCTGGGTTTGTCGACAAACTACATCCGTCTTTTGTTTGCCGGCTATGCAAATCCCTATACGGCCTTAAACAAGCTCCACGGGCTTGGTATCGCAGGTTTGCCACTTTCATTACACAATGCGGTTTTCGTAGTACGTCGTGTGACGACTCTCTTTTTGTCTACCACAAAGGATCACGCATGGCATATTTATTACTCTATGTTGATGACATCATACTAACTGCCTCTGATGACAACTTGCTTCAAGATATTATTACGTCTTTGTCAACAGAGTTTGTGATGACAGACTTAGGCCACCTTCATCATTTCTTGGGCATTCAAGTAACACGAAACCGAGATGGCTTATTTCTTTCACAAGGTTCTTATGTTCGAGACATCCTTGAACGAGCAAACATGTCCACATGCAACCCATGCTACACCCTATGTGACACTGATTCAAAATTAAGTGCACATGCAGGTACACCCTTGTCTGACGGTACTCTTTACAGAAGCCTGACCGGCGCCTTACAATACTTTACTTTTTACCCAGCCCGACATATCTTATGTGGTACAACAGGTGTGTTTATTCATGCATGCACCCCGCGAGCCTCACTTTCAATATTTGAAACAGATTCTACGATATTTAAAAGGCACGGCTGATCATGCTCTTCATATAAAACCCTCCAAGTCTTTGAAACTAAccactagggctgtaaacgaactgaacgaacacgaacaaggtcatgttcgtgttcattcgttaaggaaattaatatgttcgtgaactgttcacgaacgcataccaataataagtttatgttc from Helianthus annuus cultivar XRQ/B chromosome 7, HanXRQr2.0-SUNRISE, whole genome shotgun sequence includes the following:
- the LOC110913313 gene encoding uncharacterized protein LOC110913313; the encoded protein is MGDKGDNTNKPAPVVLHPVYTVNNIQHKVRVLDGTKVTCSSWVKLFHLNARGYKVLDHIDGTKPPAKEDPNYESWAEIDAIVLQWIYGSLSDEILVRIIEPESTALEAWTRLKKKF